DNA sequence from the Tissierella sp. MB52-C2 genome:
TTAAAAAGAATAGAATTATCAAACCTGCTTGTTTCAATATACTGAAGAATTTATTAAATCTTGATAATGTAATTTTACCAAAACTATTATTTTAGTCAATACATATTATTATGATTTTTTGGACTATTGCGACTCTTTTAATAAAATATTTTTTATATATAATTAATATTAAATATTTTCATACTAACATTGTCTATTTCTTAACACTACTCTTACTTTGCTTTTACTAAAGTTAAAGGGCAGAAGTTTTTATCAACCTTCTACCCTTTTTAAGTTAAATTTTATTTATTCTATAAATGGATTTTCAAAAACATTATCATATGGTGATTTCTTAGCAAATTCTTTTGCTTCTTTCTCAGCTTTTTCTATTGGCAACATTGCTCCTGGTCCTCCCACACAGCCTCCTGGACACGCCATTCCCTCCAATAAGTATCCATTGAATTTTCCTGCCTTTGCCATGGCTAACATCTTGCGACATTCTGATAATCCGTTGGCATTATGAGTTAAGACATTTACATCTGGGTGAGCTTTTTCTATACTTGCCTTCACTGATGCTGCAACTCCTGATGCAAAGGCAAAGTTTCTTCCTTTTGTTGATGCATCTGCAACGATTTCATCTTCTTCAATTTCAGCAACATCAATATTCGCTGCTACAAATATTGCTGCAAGTTCTTCATAGGTGAGTACAAAATCAACATATGGTCGAACCTCTTCCTCCATTGCTTCAATTTTTTTTGAGATACACGGCCCTATAAATACTATCTTGCCACTTGGACTCCTTCTCTTAATTTTCTTAGCTGTCTCTACCATAGGTGTATTAGATGAAGATATATATTGGTATAGATCAGGGAAAAACTTCTTAGCTGTCATAGTCCAAGACGGACAACAAGATGTCCCTAAAAATGGCTGTTTTTCTGGTACAAGTTGTGGAAACATTTCAGCCTCATGTTTAGCGGCAACATCTGCCCCCAATGCTACCTCTATAATTTCTGTAAACCCTAAATTCTTTGCTGCTTTTACTATTTTACCTGGTGTTGCAAAAGGTCCAAATTGGCCTACAAAAGAAGGTGCTATTATTGCATGAAC
Encoded proteins:
- a CDS encoding 4Fe-4S dicluster domain-containing protein, which translates into the protein MRGIFTPITYIRRQVFTEIAKIAWEGRDPLEVDDIPYKVISGEVPLYRGSIFHERAIVAARTRLGLGLDRKTNVDNGRLSKVVDEAVVTHSIIKEPLVNVIPFACTACESSKHFVTDNCRKCIAHPCIIVCPVNAISMGKDRAIIDKDKCIDCGKCAKACQYHAIMKLERPCKVACGVDAIESDELGRAKINYDKCVSCGMCIVNCPFAAITDKTDIFQLVLAIKRGEEVHAIIAPSFVGQFGPFATPGKIVKAAKNLGFTEIIEVALGADVAAKHEAEMFPQLVPEKQPFLGTSCCPSWTMTAKKFFPDLYQYISSSNTPMVETAKKIKRRSPSGKIVFIGPCISKKIEAMEEEVRPYVDFVLTYEELAAIFVAANIDVAEIEEDEIVADASTKGRNFAFASGVAASVKASIEKAHPDVNVLTHNANGLSECRKMLAMAKAGKFNGYLLEGMACPGGCVGGPGAMLPIEKAEKEAKEFAKKSPYDNVFENPFIE